From the Diospyros lotus cultivar Yz01 chromosome 13, ASM1463336v1, whole genome shotgun sequence genome, one window contains:
- the LOC127788077 gene encoding uncharacterized mitochondrial protein AtMg00810-like, whose translation MFNTGATPQPLSPTVSIDSIEDNAIAPSQHSPTIPSSSASLAAYLVDPSLFTYTSAIHTILVLLYVNDIVLIKDSLVVLTALIQDLSRRFAMKDLGDLHYFLGIEVQRSCTGLFLSQQKYASDLLTKALMHQSKPIATPLPSKLQDWHGSLPYYNPTFYRNLVGGLQYLTLTHPDLTLAVNLVSQHMSSPTVVDFAHLKPIIRYLAGSLDRGIRILAFSLLQLYAFSDVDWAGCKDTRRSTTGYCVFLGSNCVSWSAKKQPTVAHSFVEAEYCALASTSTELTWIFLMLRDIGFSQPHPAILFSDNVSSLHLTMNHVFHART comes from the exons ATGTTTAACACCGGCGCCACACCGCAGCCATTATCGCCAACGGTTTCTATAGATTCTATCGAGGACAACGCTATTGCACCTTCCCAACATTCCCCAACTATTCCATCTTCATCTGCTAGCCTCGCGGCATA TTTGGTTGATCCTTCCCTTTTTACCTATACTTCCGCTATCCATACCATTTTAGTTCTCCTTTATGTTAATGATATTGTTCTTATCAAAGATAGCTTGGTCGTATTGACTGCACTCATTCAGGATTTGAGCCGTCGTTTTGCCATGAAGGATCTTGGAGACTTGCACTATTTTCTGGGTATTGAGGTTCAGCGCTCCTGTACTGGCCTATTTCTATCCCAACAGAAATATGCTTCTGATCTTCTCACCAAAGCTCTTATGCATCAAAGCAAGCCGATTGCCACTCCTCTACCCTCCAAACTACAAGATTGGCATGGGTCACTACCTTACTATAATCCAACCTTTTATCGCAATCTGGTTGGTGGCTTGCAATATCTTACACTGACTCATCCTGATCTTACACTCGCTGTGAATTTGGTTAGTCAACATATGTCCTCTCCAACAGTTGTCGACTTTGCTCATCTAAAACCCATTATTCGCTATTTGGCTGGCTCCCTCGATCGTGGCATTCGCATCTTGGCCTTTAGTTTATTGCAACTTTATGCCTTCTCTGATGTCGATTGGGCTGGGTGCAAAGACACTCGTCGGTCAACCACTGGATATTGTGTATTTCTAGGCTCCAATTGTGTTTCATGGAGTGCTAAAAAGCAGCCCACAGTTGCTCACTCCTTTGTGGAGGCTGAATATTGCGCCCTTGCTTCCACCTCTACTGAGCTTACATGGATCTTTCTTATGTTACGTGATATCGGGTTCTCACAACCACATCCAGCCATTCTTTTCTCCGACAATGTCTCTTCTCTTCACCTTACTATGAATCATGTGTTTCATGCCCGAACATAG